Proteins encoded within one genomic window of Bacillus sp. 1NLA3E:
- a CDS encoding HEAT repeat domain-containing protein: protein MKNTEEKRTLPENYEELKKQANRTADWRERLHAVEELGQWKNKYVIEILMRLMKNDAVYKIQEAAYQNLKRLGEDVELPPRKKGDLVKDVSKVIIRIKKSLPEGHSYKEFKEKLQKMRLDVYDTYEGDMGADFDKWLKTKWETLSKR, encoded by the coding sequence TACCTGAGAATTATGAAGAATTAAAAAAACAGGCAAATCGAACGGCTGATTGGCGAGAACGACTCCATGCAGTGGAAGAGTTAGGACAATGGAAGAATAAATACGTAATCGAGATCTTGATGCGATTAATGAAAAATGATGCTGTGTACAAGATTCAAGAAGCTGCTTACCAAAACTTGAAAAGATTAGGTGAAGATGTAGAGTTACCGCCACGGAAAAAAGGTGATTTGGTTAAAGATGTTTCTAAAGTTATCATAAGAATCAAAAAAAGTTTGCCAGAAGGTCATAGCTATAAAGAGTTTAAAGAGAAATTACAGAAGATGAGACTAGATGTGTATGATACATACGAAGGCGATATGGGAGCCGATTTTGATAAGTGGCTTAAAACCAAGTGGGAAACACTTTCTAAAAGGTAG
- a CDS encoding lysophospholipid acyltransferase family protein: MNLSIKSFCSMILFESEARESMRTLLFQGYLWGYILSKANKTFTINKLNKVGKYKEKLELINKLILQCTKKLVKISGADVTVTGTDNVPLDEPVLYVGNHQSNMDIPLLYSTAPQTMAFVTKKEMEKIPLLGYWMKERGCVFIDRDNARSSLKAINQAIENLKLGHAMAIFPEGTRSKGPQVGDFKSGSLRIAIKSGVKVIPVSIKDSYKLIEKNGKNTPAKVSLHYSEPIDSKKFKGTNELAAEVLAQIKKHL; encoded by the coding sequence ATGAATCTTTCTATTAAAAGTTTTTGTAGCATGATTTTATTTGAAAGTGAAGCGAGGGAAAGTATGCGAACTCTATTATTTCAAGGATATTTATGGGGTTATATTTTAAGTAAAGCAAACAAAACCTTTACTATCAACAAATTAAATAAAGTGGGTAAGTACAAAGAAAAATTAGAATTAATTAATAAGCTGATTTTACAATGCACAAAAAAATTGGTTAAAATTTCAGGTGCCGATGTAACAGTAACAGGAACAGATAATGTTCCTTTAGATGAACCCGTCTTATATGTTGGGAACCATCAAAGTAATATGGATATTCCCCTTTTATATTCAACTGCTCCTCAAACTATGGCGTTTGTCACAAAAAAGGAAATGGAAAAAATCCCTTTATTGGGTTATTGGATGAAAGAGCGAGGCTGCGTGTTTATCGACAGGGATAACGCTCGTAGCTCTTTAAAGGCAATTAACCAAGCCATAGAAAATTTAAAATTAGGTCATGCCATGGCGATTTTCCCTGAAGGAACAAGAAGCAAAGGTCCTCAAGTAGGAGATTTTAAATCGGGTAGTTTAAGGATAGCGATTAAATCAGGAGTTAAAGTTATTCCTGTTTCTATCAAGGATTCTTACAAATTGATCGAAAAAAATGGAAAAAATACACCTGCGAAAGTCTCTTTGCATTATTCTGAACCCATTGATTCAAAAAAATTTAAAGGGACAAACGAGCTAGCTGCAGAAGTTTTAGCACAAATAAAAAAACATTTGTAA